The DNA segment CGGGTGCTCGCCGTCGTCGGCCCCTGGATCGACGGCTGCGCCGCGGCCGGCTTCGACGCCGTCGAGCCGGACAACCTGGACAGCTGGACCCGGTCCGCCGGGCTGCTGGACGCGGACGACGCCGTCGCCATGGCCGGCTTGCTGGTCGACCGGGCGCACGCCGCCGGGCTCGCGATCGCGCAGAAGAACGCCCCCGAGCTGGCCGACGACGACCTCGGGTTCGACTACGCGGTCGCCGAGGACTGCGCCGCGTTCGACGAGTGCGCGGTCTACACCGACGTCTACCCGAGCGTGCTGGACGTCGAGTACACCGACGCCGGCTTCGCCCGGGCCTGCGGGCTGTCCGACCTGAGCGTGCAGCGACGCGACCTCGACGTCACCCGGCCCGGCGACCCGGGCTACGTCGCGGCGTGGTGCCCCGCGCGCTGAGCCGTCGTGTAGCGCGGCCGGCCGACGAGGTCGGGGTTGTCGGCGACGCCGGTCCACCCGCCGGCGCTGCGGACCAGGGCCGGCAGCGCGCCGCCCTGCTGGTCGGCGTGCTCGATGCCCAGCCACCCGCCGGGTCGCACCAGCCGGGCCGCGGTGACCAGCAGACCGCGGACGACGTCCAGGCCGTCCGGGCCGCCCCACAGCGCCAGCGGCGGGTCGTGGTCGGCCACCTCGCGGGGCAGCCGGGCGTCGTCGGGGACGTAGGGCGGGTTGGAGACGACGACGTCCACCGCGCCGTCGAGCTCGCGCAGCAGCCCGGGATTGGTCATGTCCCCGGCCAGCACCTCGACCGGGGTGTCGCCGGCCGCGGCCCGGGTGCCGGCGTTGAGCCGGGTCCACTCGATCGCCGCGGTGTCCCGCTCCACGGCCACCACCCGGGCGCCTGGGTGTTCGGCGGCCACCGACAGGGCGATGGCCCCGGAGCCGCTGCCCAGGTCGACCACGGTCGGCGCGGTCAGGCCGGCGATCCGCTCGAGCACCCAGCCGGCGATCTGCTCGGTCTCCGGGCGGGGCACGAACACACCCGGCCCGACGGCGAGCTCCAGGTGCCGGAACGGCGCGGTGCCGGTGAGGTGCTGCAGCGGCACCCGCGATGCCCGCTGGTCCAGCAGCCCGGCGAACCGGCCGGCCCCGTCGGCGGGCACCTCGTCCAGCGTCAGCAGCCGGGCGCGGGGCACCCCCAGCGCGTGCGCGAGCAGCAGCTCGGCGTCCACCCGGGGCGACTCGACGCCGGCCTCGGCCAGCCGGCGGGCGGCCTCGGTGAGCAGGGTGCGTGCGCTCAGGAGCCGGCCGCCAGCAGCTCGGCGGTGTGCGCGGCGGTCAGCGCGTCGAGCACCGGGTCCAGCTCGCCGTCCAGCACGGCGTCCAGGTTGTGCGCCTTGAAGCCGACCCGGTGGTCGGAGATCCGGTTCTCCGGGTAGTTGTAGGTGCGCACCCGCTCGCTGCGGTCGACCGTGCGCACCTGGCTGCGCCGCTGGTCCGAGGCGGTCGCGGCGGCCTCCTCGCGGGCGGCCGCCAGCAGCCGCGACCGGAGCACCCGCAGCGCGGACTCGCGGTTCTGCAGCTGGCTCTTCTCGTTCTGCGAGCTGACCACGATGCCGGTGGGCAGGTGGGTGATCCGGACGGCGGAGTCGGTGGTGTTCACGCTCTGCCCGCCCGGTCCCGACGAGCGGAAGACGTCGATCCGCAGGTCGTTGGGGTCGACGCTGACGTCGACCTCCTCGGCCTCGGGCAGGACGAGCACGCCGGCAGCGGAGGTGTGGATCCGGCCCTGTGACTCGGTCACCGGCACCCGCTGCACGCGGTGCACACCGGCCTCGAACTTCAGCCGGGAGAAGATGCCCTCGTCGGTGCGCGACTTGATCGCCACCGCGACGTCCTTGTACCCGCCCAGCTCGGCGTCGACGGCCTCCAGCACCTCGGTCGACCAGCCGCGGCGCTCGGCGTACCGCAGGTACATCCGCAGCAGGTCACCGGCGAACAGCGCGGACTCCGCGCCGCCCTCCCCCGCCTTGATCTCGAGGATGACGTCCTTGTCGTCGTCGGGGTCCTTGGGCAGCAGCAGCTCGGTCAGCCGGGCGGTCAGCTCGGTGACCGTGGCCTCCAGCTGCTCGGCCTCCCGGGCGAAGGAGGCGTCCTCGTCGGCGAGCTCCCGGGCGGTGCCCAGGTCGTCGCGGGCGGCGTCCAGGGCGCGGACGGTCTCCACCACCGGGGCGAGCGCGGCGTAACGCCGTCCCAGCCGGCGGGCGCGGCCGGCGTCGGCGTGCACCGCTGGGTCGGCCAGCTCGGCCTCCAGCTCCCGGTGCTCGGCGAGCAGGCCGGCGAGCCGGTCGCCGCCGGTCTCGGCACTGCTCACGGGCACTCCTCGTGTGCTTGATCGCGCGAAAGCGCGGGAGGTGCAGCGGGCGGACATGACGACGGCGCCCGCGCCGCCCCGGTGCAGGGCGGCGCGGGCGCCGTCGGGAGTGCTACTTGTCGGCGGGAGCGCCGGCGTTGCGCTTGCCGAACCGCTTCTCGAAGCGGGCGACGCGGCCACCGGTGTCCAGGATGCGCTGCTTGCCCGTGTAGAACGGGTGGCAGGCCGAGCAGGTCTCGACGGTCATGGTGCCGCCGGCCGCCGTGCTCTTGGTGGTGAACGTGTTGCCGCAACCGCACGTCACGGTGGTGACGTGGTAGTCCGGGTGGATGTCGGCCTTCATGCCGGTGCACCCTCTCTCTGGTCTCAGGATCTGTGGTCAGGACGCCGCAGCGCAGAGCGCGGCGCAGGCTCGATCGCCCAGTGTACGGGCTAGTCCTTCTCGCCCACGCCGAGCGTGGTCTTCTGCACCTGCATGAGGAACTCGATGTTGTTGCGGGTCTTCCGCATCCGGTCGAGCAGCAGCTCCAGCGCCTGCTGGGGCTCCAGCGCCGACAGCACCCGGCGGAGCTTGATCACGATGGCCAGCTCGTCGGGCGAGAGGAGGATCTCCTCCTTGCGGGTGCTGGAGGCGTTCACGTCGACGGCGGGGAAGACCCGCTTGTCGGCCAGCCGCCGGTCCAGCTTGAGCTCCGCGTTACCGGTGCCCTTGAACTCCTCGAAGATGACGGTGTCCATGGTGGACCCCGTCTCGACCAGCGCCGAGGCGATGATCGTCAGCGAGCCGCCGTTCTCGATGTTGCGGGCGGCACCGAGGAAGCGCTTGGGCGGGTACAGCGCCGTGGAGTCGACACCACCGGACAGGATGCGCCCGCTGGCGGGGGCCGCCAGGTTGTAGGCGCGGCCGAGCCGGGTGATCGAGTCGAGCAGGACGACGACGTCGTGGCCCATCTCGACCAGGCGCTTGGCCCGCTCGATGGACAGCTCGGCGACCGTGGTGTGGTCGGCCGGCGGCCGGTCGAAGGTCGAGGCGATGACCTCGCCCTTCACCGAGCGCTGCATGTCGGTGACCTCCTCGGGCCGCTCGTCGACGAGCACGACCATGAGGTGGACCTCGGGGTTGTTCGTCGAGATCGCGTTGGCGATCGACTGCAGCACCATCGTCTTGCCGGCCTTCGGCGGGCTGACGATGAGGGCGCGCTGGCCCTTCCCGATGGGCATGACCAGGTCCATGATCCGGGTCGTCATCAGGTGCGACTCGGTCTCCAGCCGCAGGCGCTCCTGCGGGTAGAGCGGCGTCAGCTTGGTGAACTCGGGGCGGTTGCGCGCCTGCTCCGGGTCCAGGCCGTTGACCGAGTCCAGCCGGACCAGGGCGTTGTACTTGTCCTTGCGCTCGCCCTCGCGGGGCTGGCGGACGGCGCCGGTGATCGCGTCACCGCGGCGCAGGCCGTAGCGGCGCACCTGCGACAGCGAGACGTAGACGTCGTTCGGGCCGGTGAGGTACCCCGAGGTGCGGACGAACGCGTAGCTGTCCAGCACGTCCAGGATCCCGGCCACCGGCAGCAGGACGTCGTCCTCGCTGACGGTCGGCTCGCCCTGCTCGAACCGCTCGCGACCGGCGGGGGCGTTGCCACCGCGGCGGTTGCGGTCCCGGTAGCGGCGACCCCGGCGGCCGCGGCCGCCACCGTCGAAGTCGTCGTCGTCCTCGTCGGTGCGCGTCTCGGGCCGGGGCTCGTTCCGGGTCTCGCTGCGGCCGGCGTCGGTGCGGTTGCCGTCGCGGCCGCCGTCCCGGGGGCCGTCGCTGCGGTTGCCGTCGCGGGCACCCTCGGTGCGGTTGCCGTCGCGGCCACCGTCCCGGGGGCCGTCGCTGCGGTTGCCGTCGCGGCCACCGTCGTTGCGGTTGCGGCCGCCGCGGTTGCCGCTGGGCTCACCGTCGCCGCGGTTGCGACCGCCGCGCTCCTCGCCGTCCCGCTCGGCCCGGTTGCCGTCGCGGGGAGCACGCTCCTCGCGCTCGGCGGTCTCGCGGGGGGCGCGCTCGGCACCGTCGCGGGGCGCACGCTCCGCGCCGTCGCGGGGGGCGCGCTCGCCGGCCTCGCGGGGTGCCCGCTCGGCGCGGTCCCGGTTGCGGCCGCGCTGCGGGCGCTCGGTCTCGGCCGGGGCCTGGGTCACGGTCTCGGCCGGGGCCTCGGTCGGGGCCTCGGCGGACGGCTCCGCGGGCGCGACGGACGCGTCCACGGCCGGGGTCTCGACGGCGGCGTCCGCGGTCGGGGCGCCGGCGGGGCGGCTCGCGCCACGGCGGCGACGGCCGGTCGGAGCGGTCTCGGCAGCCGGCTCGGCGGCCGGGGTGTCGGTGGCCGGACCGGTTGCGGTCGGCGGCGTCACGGGGGTGCCGTTGGCGCCCCCGGAGACCGGGGCCTCCAGCGGCGCGGACGACGGGGTCTCCTCGGTCCGGGGGGCCGGCGCGGCGGCGGCGCCGTCGGACCCGCCCACCTGCCGCTCGGAGATGGCGGCGACGAGGTCGCTCTTGCGCATCTTCCCGGTGCCCGGGATGCCGAGTTCGCCGGCCAGGCGCTGCAGCTCGGGCAGCAGCATCCCGGACAGCCCGCTGCCACGGCGGCGGGAACGGGGAGCCGTCCCGGCGGCGGCAGCTGCCTCGTCGGACGGGGCGGTGCTCGCGCCGTCGATGAGGTCGGTGGTCTCGCTCACGTACAGGTCCTTCCCTGCGGTGACCTGCGCCTACCAGCGCAGGAGGTGACCCGCTCCCGCACGGCGCGAGCCCGGAGTTGGACTCGGCGCGGTGATCAGGAGTGGCGGGTCTGTGGATGCGAGGCGGTCCAGCGGCGACGGATCGCGGCGAACTCCCCGCGTGAGGCCAGCCCGGGGGCGGCTACGGAAGCCAGCCTAGACACAGGCCGACATCGTCCACAACACAGTCCCTCGCAGGTGTGTTCCGGACGGTCAGAACGATACAGGATCGTGATCAGCACCCAGCGGGACGACGACCGCGCCGGTGTGGTCGACCCGCAGCGGCCGGCACTCCCAGCCCTCGGGCGTGTGCCGCCGCAGCGCCCTGACCTCGGCGGCCGAGCCCGGGTCGCCGACGTGCTCGTCGTGATCGAGGACGGCGAGCGTCAGGACGCACGGCCCCGCGCCGGAGACGACGGCGGCGTGCCCGTCGGCCCGCAGGGCGGCCAGCAGCGCGGCGCTCTCCGGCATCGCCGGCGCCCGCTGCGCCTGGTGCAGCCGGTCCTCGGTGCCCTCGAACAGCAGCGCGGGCTCACGGGTCAGCGCGTGCACGAGCAGCGCCGAGCGCCCGGCGGCGTGCGCGGCGTCGGCGTGCGGCACGACCCCGGGGAGCAGCCCGCGCGCCACGTGCGTGGACAGCGTCCCGCTCGGCACGAACAGCACCGGGGCCACCCGGGGGTCGACGGTGAGCCGTTCGGCCCGCGCGCCCGACGACGTCGTCCAGGACAGCGTCGCCCCGCCCAGCAGGCAGGGCGCGACGTTGTCCGGGTGGCCCTCGATCTCCGAGCACAGCCGCAGCACCGCCGCGTCGTCGACGCCGGCGACGTCCGGGCACAGCGACCAGGCCGCCAGCACGCCGGCGGTCACCGCGGCGGCCGACGAGCCCATCCCCCGGCCCTGCGGGATCCCGTTCCGGGCCGACAGCCGCAGGCCGGCCGGCGTCCAGCCCAGCTCGGCGCAGGCCGCCCGGAACGCCTGCACGACCAGGTGCCGCTCGTCGGTCGGCAGCTCACCGGCCCCGGCACCGGTGACCGCGACGTCCAGGCCGCCGTCGGTCACCTCGACGTCGACGGAGTCCCAGCAGGACAGCGCCAGCCCGGCGCAGTCGAACGCCGGACCGAGGTTGGCACTGGTCGCCGGCACCCGGACGCGGACGGCTCGGGTCACTCAGAGGCCCAGCTGCGCGGCGGCCGCGGCGGAGTCCACCGGGATGGTGACCGGCGCCGGGGCGCCGGAGATCGCCCACTCGGGGTCCTTGAGGCCGTTGCCGGTGACGGTGCAGACCACCCGCTGGCCGCGCTCGAGCCCGCCGGCCTCGGCGACCTGCAGCAGCCCGGCGACCGACGCCGCGGACGCCGGCTCGACGAAGACGGCCTCGGTGCGGGCGAGCAGCCGGTAGGCGGCGAGGATCGCTCGGTCGGTGACCGCGTCGATCCGGCCGCCGGAGTCGTCCCGGGCGGCCAGCGCCTTGGTCCAGGACGCCGGGTTCCCGATCCGGATGGCGGTGGCGATCGTCTCCGGGTGCGGGACGACCTTGCCGGACACGATCGGCGCGGCACCGGCGGCCTGGAAGCCCCACATCCGCGGCGTGCGCGTGGCCGGGCCGTCCGCGGCGTACTCGCGGTAGCCCTGCCAGTAGGCGGTGATGTTGCCGGCGTTGCCGACCGGCAGGCAGTGCACGTCGGGGGCGTCGCCGAGGACGTCGACGATCTCGAACGACGCCGTCTTCTGCCCCTCGATGCGGTACTGGTTCACGCTGTTGACCAGGCTCACCGGGTAGTCGATGGCGAGCTTGCTGGCCAGCGCGAGGCAGTCGTCGAAGTTGCCCTCGACCTGCAGCAGCTTGGCGCCGTGCACCAGCGCCTGGGCGAGCTTGCCGGTGGCGATCTTCCCCTGCGGCACCAGCACGGCGCAGACCAGCCCGGCCCGGGCCGCGTACGCCGCGGCGCTGGCGCTGGTGTTGCCGGTGGACGCGCAGATCACCGCCTGCGCGCCCTCCTCCACGGCCTTGGTGATGGCCATGGTCATGCCGCGGTCCTTGAACGAGCCGGTCGGGTTCGCGCCCTCGACCTTGAGGTACACCTCGCAGCCGGTGCGGCGGGACAGCTCCGGTGCGGGCACCAGCGGGGTCGCGCCCTCCTGCAGCGTGACCACCGGCGTCGAGGCGCTCACCGGCAGCCGGTCCCGGTAGGCCTCGATCAGGCCAGGCCAGTACGGCGAGACGGCACCTCGCAGGGTGTGTGCTCCGGTCATGACAGCCCCTCCCGGCACGGTCGTCGGGCCGGGGTCGGCAGGCGGCCCGGCACAGCGTCGCGAATCCTACGGGCGACGGTGCGCCGCCCAGCCGCGGTCAGGCCAGGCCCTCGACCCGCAGCACGCTGGTCACGGCCCGGACGGCGTCCATCTCCCGCAGCCGGGCCACCGTCGCCGACAGCGCGGCGTCCGGTGCCCGGTGGGTGACGATGACCAAGGTGGCGGCCTCGCCGTGCCCGTCCTGGCGGACGGTGGCGATGCTGACGCCGTGGGCGGCGAACTCGTGCGCGACGGTCGCCAGCACGCCCGGCTTGTCGGCGACGTCGAGGCTCACGTGGTACCGGGTCGGGGTGTCGGCCATCGACCGGACGGTGAGCCCGGCGTAGCCCGTCGTCCCCGGGCCGGCCGCGCCGCTCACCCGGTTGCGGGCCACCGCCACCAGGTCGCCCAGCACGGCGCTGGCGGTGGGCTCGCCGCCGGCTCCGCGGCCGTAGAACATCAGCTCACCGGCGGCCTCGGCCTCGACGAACACGGCGTTGAACGCGCCGCCGACCGAGGCCAGCGGGTGGGTGGTCGGGATCATCGCCGGGTGCACCCGCACGGCCACCCCGTCGTCGGCACCGTCGGCCCCGGCGACGCGCTCGCAGATGGCCAGCAGCTTCACCGTGCAGCCGATCTCCGCCGCGCGGGCCACGTCGGTGGCCGAGACCGCGGAGATGCCCTCGCGGTACACGTCGGCCGCGGTGACCGGGGTGTGGAACGCCAGCGAGGCGAGGATCGCGGCCTTGGCGGCGGCGTCGAAGCCGTCGACGTCGGCGGTCGGGTCGGCCTCGGCGTAGCCGAGCTCGGTCGCCTCCGCCAGCGCCTCGCCGAAGCCGGCACCGGTCTCGGCCATCCGGGACAGGATGTAGTTGGTCGTGCCGTTGACGATGCCGACGACGCGGCGGAGCTGGTCGCCGGCGAGCGACTCGCGCAGCGGCCGCAGCAGCGGGATGGCGCCGGCGACGGCGGCCTCGTAGTACAGGTCGACCCCGGCCTGCCCGGCCGCGGCGTGCAGCGCGACGCCGTCCTCGGCCAGCAGCGCCTTGTTGGCGCTGACCACGGACTTCCCGGCGCCGATGGCGGCGAGCAGCAGGCTGCGGGCCGGCTCGATGCCGCCGATGACCTCGACCACCAGGTCGACGTCGGGCCGGGTGACCAGCCCGTGCGCGTCGGTGGTGAGCAGTTCGGCGGGCACCTCGGGGTGGTGGTCGGGACGGCGGACGGCGACCCCGGCCACCTCGACCCGCCGGCCGATCCGGGCGGCGAGGTCGTCGGACTGCTCGGTCAGCAGCCGCAGCACGGCACCGCCGACCGTGCCGCAGCCGAGCAGGGCGACCTTCAGGGAGTCGCTCACGAGGTGGCTCCGACCGCGGGCTGGGAGGGCGCCACCGACGGCGCGGGGACGTCGGCGAGGACAGCGTCGAGGGCGAACACGTCGGACAGTGTCTGCCGCCGCACGATCTCGGTGGCCACCCCGTCCCGGACGGCGACCACCGGGGGCTTCAACAGGTAGTTGTAGTTGCTCGCCATCGACCAGCAGTAGGCGCCGGTGGCGGCCACCGCGAGCAGGTCACCGGGGACGACGTCGGCGGGCAGCCACAGGTCGCGGACCAGCACGTCGCCGCTCTCGCAGTGCTTGCCCACCACCCGGCACAGCGCCGGCGGGGCGTCGGAGCTGCGGTTGGCCAGCACGCAGGTGTAGCTGGCGTCGTAGAGGGCGGTGCGGATGTTGTCGCTCATCCCGCCGTCGACCGACACGTAGTTGCGCACCAGCGGGGCGCCGGGGGTGCCGCCGGCACCGAGCCGGACCGGCTTGATGGTGCCGATCTCGTACAGCGTCACCGTGCCGGGCCCGGCGATGGCCCGGCCGGGCTCGACCGCCAGCCGCGGCACCGGCAGGCCGAGTGCCGCGCACTCGGCGGCCACCACCGAGCGCAGCCGGGTGGCGACGTCGGCGGGGGTGACCGGGTCGTCCTCGGCGAGGTAGGCGATGCCGAAGCCACCGCCGAGGTTGAGCTCGCCGAGCAGCTCGCCGGTGGCCTGGTGGACCTGGCCGAGCAGCCCGACCACCCGGTGCGCGGCGGCCTCGAAGCCGGCGGTGTCGAAGATCTGCGAGCCGATGTGGCTGTGCAGGCCGGTCAGCTGCAGCGCCGGCTCCCGGATCACCCGCACCGCCGCGGTCAGCGCGTCGCCGGTGGCCAGCGAGAAGCCGAACTTCTGGTCCTCGTGGGCGGTGGCGATGAACTCGTGGGTGTGCGCCTCGATGCCGACCGTCGAGCGGATCAGCACCGGCACCGGCGCACCGCCCGCGGCGACCCGGGCCGCGGCCAGCGGCACCAGCCGGTCGATCTCGTCGAAGGAGTCGAGCACCACGTGGCCGATGCCGGCGTCGACGGCCAGCTGCAGCTCGACCAGGGACTTGTTGTTGCCGTGCAGCGCGATCCGCTCGGCGGGGAAGCCGGCGGCCAGCGCGACGGCGAGCTCGTTGCCGCTGCAGGCGTCCAGGTGCAGGCCGTCGTCGGCGATCCAGCGGGCGACCTGGCCGCAGAGGAACGCCTTGGACGCGTAGTGCACGTCGGCGTCGGCGAACGCGTCGGCGAAGTCCGCGGCCCGGCTGCGGAAGTCGGCCTCGTCCAGCACGAACAGCGGGGTGCCGTGCTCCCGGGCCAGCTCGGTGACCGGCCGGCCGGCCAGGTGCAGCTCGCCGTCGACCCGGCGGGCCGACCGCGGCCAGACCGCGGGGTCGAGCGCGCCGAGGTCGGCCGGGGCGGGGCCGGCCGCGGGCGGCGGGGCGATGTTGCCGTGCAGCGGACCGGCCGGGTGCGCCCTCACATCCGCTCCGGGGCGTGCACGCCGAGGACGTCCAGGCCGTTGCGCAGGACCGTTGCGGTCGCCGCGCACAGCCAGAGCCGGGCCGTGGTCAACGGGGTCGCCTCCTCGTCGCCGCGCGGCAGCACCCGGCAGGCGTCGTAGAAGCGGTGGTAGGTGCCGGCCAGCTCCTCCAGGTAGCGGGCCACCCGGTGCGGGGCGCGCAGCTCGGCGGCGGAGGCGACGACCCGGGGGAACTCGCCGACCGCCCGCAGCAGGTCGCTCTCGCGCTGCTCCGCCAGCAGCGAGGTGTCGACGTCGCCGGCCTCGCCCAGCACCAGCCCCAGGTCCGCCGCACCGCGCAGCAGCGAGGAGATCCGGGCGTGCGCGTACTGGACGTAGAAGACCGGGTTGTCGTTGGTCCGCCGGGTCCAGGCGTCCAGGTCCAGGTCGATCTGCTGGTCGACCGAGGCCCGGGCCAGCGCGTACCGGGCCGCGTCGGCGCCGATCGCGTCGACCAGGTCCTCGAGGTTGACCACCGTGCCGGCCCGCTTGCTCATCCGCACCGGCTCGCCGTTGCGGACCAGGTTCACCAGCTGGCCGATGAGGATCTCCAGGTTCACCGCCGGGTCGTCGCCCATCGCCGCGACCAGCGCCTTGTACCGGCCCACGTAGCCGGTGTGGTCGGCCCCGAGCATGATCACGACCCGGTCGAAGCCGCGCTCCCGCTTGTCCAGGTAGTAGGCGCAGTCGGCGGCGAAGTAGGTCGGCTCGCCGTCCCGCTTGACCAGCACCCGGTCCTTGTCGTCGGCGAAGTCCGTCGTCCGCAGCCACACCGCGCCGTCGGCCTCGTACACGTGCCCCTGCTCGCGGAGCCGGGCCACCGCCTTCTCCAGCGCGCCGCTGTCGTGCAGCGTCTTCTCGGAGAAGTAGGTGTCGAAGACCACGCCGAAGCCGGCGAGGCTGCGCTTGATCTCGGCGAACATCAGCTCGACGCCGCGGACCCGGAACCGCTCCTGCTGCTCGTCCTCGGGCAGCTCGAGTACACCCGGCTCGGCGGCGACCACCTCGGCGGCGATGTCGGCGATGTAGTCGCCGGCGTAGCCGTCCTCGGGCACCGGCCGGCCGTGCGCGGCCGCCATGAGGCTCCGGGCGAACCGGTCGATCTGCGCGCCGGCGTCGTTGAAGTAGTACTCCCGGGACACCTGGGCGCCGCTGGCGGTCAGCAGCCGGCCGAGCGCGTCACCGACGGCGGCCCAGCGGGTGCCGCCGATGTGCACCGGGCCGGTCGGGTTCGCCGAGACGAACTCCAGGTTCAGCCGCTGCCCGGCCAGGGTCTCGGTGCGCCCGTACGCCTCCCCCGCGGTGACCGCGCGGACGGCGATCGCGCCGAGCGCGTCCTTGGCCAGGGTGATGTTGAGGAAGCCCGGGCCGGCGACGTCGACACCGGCGATGCCGTCGACCGCGCGCAGCTCGGCGGCGAGCACCTCGGCCACCTCGCGGGGGGGCCGGCCGGCCGCCTTGGCCAGCCGGAGCGCCACGTTGGTGGCGTAGTCGCCGTGCTCGGGGTTCTTCGGCCGGTCGATGACGACCTCGGCGGGGACGTCGACCGCGAGCACGCCGCGTTCCACGGCCGCCGCGAGTGCGGACCGGACGACGTCGCTGAGCTGCTCGGGTGTCACCGATCCAGCGTACTGAGCGGCGCCCACCACATCCCGGCCCGTACCGCCACCCCACCCGCCCCGCCCGCCCCAGAGGGCCACGACCGCCGGGTCCGCACAGCTCGCCGACCTACACTCGCCCCGCCGGCCAGGTGGCCCGGCCCGGTCCGGGGCGCCCCTGCCCCGGTCGCGGAGGTGCAACGAGGAGCGGCAGTGGCCAAGGACCCCAAGCCCGAGAACGGCCGCCCGACGAGCGGCCCGTCCCGTCGGGGGTCCGGCGCCAGCAGGGCGACCGGGCAGCGCCCCGGCCAGGGCGGCCGCACCCGCCCGCCGGCCAACGTGGTCAGCCCGCAGCGGCCGTGGGGGCTGATCGCCGCGGCGGTCGCCGTCGTCGTCTTCGCCGCCGCGGTCATCACCTACGCCGTCGTCCAGGTGAACCGCTCCAACGCCGACAAGGTCACCTCGGCCGACCAGATCGCCGACCTGCGGACCTTCGACTACGCCAGCGGTCAGCAGCACGTCACGACGCCGGTGACCTACACCGAGTCCCCGCCGGTCGGCGGCCCGCACGACCCGGAGTGGGCCGACTGCACCGGCACCGTCTACGACGTCGACATCCGGCACGAGAACGCCGTCCACTCCATGGAGCACGGCGCGACCTGGATCGCCTACGACCCGGACGCCATCAGCGACGACGACCTCTCCACGCTGCAGGACCTGGTCGACGGCCGCTCCGGCCTGCTGCTCTCCCCCTACGCCGGGCTGGGCTCGACGATCAGCCTGCAGTCCTGGAACCACCAGCTGTCGGTGGACTCGGCGACCGACAAGCGGGTGCAGCAGTACGTCGACTTCCTGACCTTCAACGGCGACTTCTACCCCGAGGTCGGCGCCAGCTGCGAGAACCCGACGTTCATCAGCAGCCCGCTGGTCGTCGGTGACAGCAGCCGCGGGGCCACCTCGGCCGCGACCGACGCGCCGACCACCGAGACCCCGGCCACGGACGCACCGACCTCGACCGGCCCGGCCGCCACCGGCACCCCGGCGCCCTGACGGCCACCCCGACCGTGGACGACGCAGCCGTGGACGACGCAGCCGAGGACGGGGTCGAGCGGACCCCCGCCGGGCGCCGGCCGCGGTCGTGGCTCACCGCGCTGCTGGTCACGGTCATCGCCGCGGGGCTGCTGGCGCTGGGCGGCGGGCTGGCGGTGGCGCTCGGCATCGGGCGCACCGACCAGCCGGCCGCGGACTCGGTCGACGCCGGGTTCAGCCGGGACATGTCCCGGCACCACCTGCAGGCCGTGGAGATGGCCAACCTGGCGGCCGGCCGCAGCACCGACCCCGAGGTGCTGCTGCTGGCCTTCGACATCGCCTCGACCCAGACCAACCAGGCCGGCCGCATGCAGGGCTGGCTGACGCTGTGGGGCCTGCCGCTGACCAGCGGCGACACGATGGGCTGGATGGACGACGGGGCGATGGCCGGGCACGACATGTCCGGGATGGCGGCCGCCGACGGCGCGGTCATGCCAGGCATGGCGACCGAGGCCGAGCTGGCCGAGCTCCGCTCGCTGCAGGGCACCCCGTTCGACGTCCGCTTCCTGCAGCTGATGATCCGGCACCACCAGGGCGGGCTGGAGATGGCGGAGTACGGCCGGCAGCACGCCGGTGAGGCGGTCGTGCGCGGCCTGGCCCGGTCGATCGCGGAGACGCAGACGGCCGAGACCACGACGATGGAGCAGATGCTCCGGGCCCGCGGCGGCGCCCCGCTGCCGGCTCCCTGACCCCCCGCCGGCGGAGCAAGCCCGGCTGGTAACGTCTTCCGGGCGCCGAGCACGACAGGCGCCAGCGATGACGAGCCCCCGTAGCTCAGGGGATAGAGCACTGCCCTCCGGAGGCAGGGGCGCAGGTTCGAATCCTGCCGGGGGCACCCACAGCCCAGGCTCGCACCGCACACACCGCCCGCCCGGCCCCTCGGCCGCGGCGGGCGGCGTCGTCTCCGGTCAGCCGGCGTGCACCCGGCCCGCGGTCACCTCGAACCGCCGGGTGGTGTGCACCGCCTCG comes from the Modestobacter italicus genome and includes:
- a CDS encoding DUF3105 domain-containing protein, which translates into the protein MAKDPKPENGRPTSGPSRRGSGASRATGQRPGQGGRTRPPANVVSPQRPWGLIAAAVAVVVFAAAVITYAVVQVNRSNADKVTSADQIADLRTFDYASGQQHVTTPVTYTESPPVGGPHDPEWADCTGTVYDVDIRHENAVHSMEHGATWIAYDPDAISDDDLSTLQDLVDGRSGLLLSPYAGLGSTISLQSWNHQLSVDSATDKRVQQYVDFLTFNGDFYPEVGASCENPTFISSPLVVGDSSRGATSAATDAPTTETPATDAPTSTGPAATGTPAP
- the argS gene encoding arginine--tRNA ligase, yielding MTPEQLSDVVRSALAAAVERGVLAVDVPAEVVIDRPKNPEHGDYATNVALRLAKAAGRPPREVAEVLAAELRAVDGIAGVDVAGPGFLNITLAKDALGAIAVRAVTAGEAYGRTETLAGQRLNLEFVSANPTGPVHIGGTRWAAVGDALGRLLTASGAQVSREYYFNDAGAQIDRFARSLMAAAHGRPVPEDGYAGDYIADIAAEVVAAEPGVLELPEDEQQERFRVRGVELMFAEIKRSLAGFGVVFDTYFSEKTLHDSGALEKAVARLREQGHVYEADGAVWLRTTDFADDKDRVLVKRDGEPTYFAADCAYYLDKRERGFDRVVIMLGADHTGYVGRYKALVAAMGDDPAVNLEILIGQLVNLVRNGEPVRMSKRAGTVVNLEDLVDAIGADAARYALARASVDQQIDLDLDAWTRRTNDNPVFYVQYAHARISSLLRGAADLGLVLGEAGDVDTSLLAEQRESDLLRAVGEFPRVVASAAELRAPHRVARYLEELAGTYHRFYDACRVLPRGDEEATPLTTARLWLCAATATVLRNGLDVLGVHAPERM
- a CDS encoding DUF305 domain-containing protein; the encoded protein is MDDAAEDGVERTPAGRRPRSWLTALLVTVIAAGLLALGGGLAVALGIGRTDQPAADSVDAGFSRDMSRHHLQAVEMANLAAGRSTDPEVLLLAFDIASTQTNQAGRMQGWLTLWGLPLTSGDTMGWMDDGAMAGHDMSGMAAADGAVMPGMATEAELAELRSLQGTPFDVRFLQLMIRHHQGGLEMAEYGRQHAGEAVVRGLARSIAETQTAETTTMEQMLRARGGAPLPAP